A genomic segment from Actinoplanes sichuanensis encodes:
- a CDS encoding CU044_2847 family protein produces the protein MELPVGDDDYVTVEVSGQGLVRAGAADVVERASERFDNALAQVTRMGQEAIRLAKKAPVPPEAVDVELGLKLTAKAGFVIAESSGAAHFKVVLRWTLAGKTVGDA, from the coding sequence GTGGAACTTCCCGTGGGCGACGACGACTACGTGACGGTGGAGGTCAGTGGCCAGGGGCTGGTCCGGGCCGGCGCTGCGGACGTGGTGGAGCGGGCGTCCGAGCGTTTCGACAATGCTCTCGCGCAGGTGACGCGGATGGGGCAGGAGGCGATCCGGCTGGCCAAGAAGGCGCCGGTGCCGCCGGAGGCCGTCGACGTCGAGCTGGGACTGAAGCTGACGGCCAAGGCCGGGTTCGTGATCGCGGAGTCGAGCGGCGCGGCGCATTTCAAGGTCGTTCTGAGGTGGACCCTCGCCGGCAAGACGGTCGGGGATGCCTGA